The sequence TTCAATGTATTTGAGGGTTTCACACCGGCCAACGACGGAACTCGATTAATTGCATTCATGAAACTCCCCTGAACCAATTGTCTTTCATGAAATTCCCCTGAACCGATGGTGATAGTCGAGAGGCTATGATTAGGTGTTGTTGTTTCGCAACCCTGATCCACGCGACCTCGACCGCGATACCTCAGCCGTTGTGGTCAATCGCTATCCAACGATTGCCCGATTGAACATTCCAACTCAGATGACGAGTCGGACCGCCACTGTCGGCGGTGGCTATCGACGGACAAGACACCGAGGAAGGCGAGGTGGCTATCGCGTGCAAATGCATATTCGGGGCGAACCATCGCCTCGCCGGCTAAGGCCCGCTGCAATGGATACGAACGGATCCAGGTGGCAGTGATGCTGGGTACCAACCAACTCGGTCGGGTGCGGAATCTCCGCACCCGACCGACGAAATATGGCGATGAGAAGCGCGCCGTGATCTTGACCACGTGCGGATGGACATTCACTGTAACCACGCAGCGTGGACTCAATCCTGGGTCAAAGGTGACGCGCACAGTGGTACCGACCTAGGTCGCGGTGATTTAACCTTCAGGTTTCGAGTAACCATCACCACGTCTGCCACCTACCAGACAGGACCCGTAATCCATGTCAAGTCAACGTAGTCCGTGGTTTGCGCTGTACGCGCTGGTCGTCGGGTCCTTCATGATCCTGCTGGATATGACCATTGTCGCAGTGGCCAATCCGGCGATCATGGACGACCTCCACGCCGATATTTCCAATGTAATCTGGGTCACCAGCGCTTACCTGCTCAGCTACGCTGTGCCACTGCTGATCACCGGACGGCTCGGAGACCGGTTCGGCCCCAAGAACATCTATCTGCTCGGTCTCGCCGTCTTCACCGCATCCTCGCTGTGGTGCGCGATGTCTAGCAGCATCGAGATTCTGATTGCAGCGCGCGCCGTCCAAGGTCTCGGTGCGGCGCTGATGACACCGCAGACTATGGCCATCATCACCCGCACCTTCCCGTCGAATAGGCGGGGCGCGGCCATGGGTCTTTGGGGTGGCGTCTCAGGTCTCGCCACGCTCGTCGGCCCGATCCTGGGCGGCTTTCTGGTCGACTCCGAGGGCTGGGAGTGGATCTTCTACATCAATGTGCCGATCGGCGTCATCGCATTCGCCCTTGCCGTGTGGCTGGTGCCGGCCCTGGAAACCCATGAGCACAAGTTCGATCTGGTCGGCATGGCGCTGTCCGCGGCCGGGATGTTTCTACTGGTGTTCGGTATCCAGGAGGGCAATTCCCGCGACTGGGACGGCCTCATCTGGGCGTTGATCATTGCCGGGGTCGTGGTGATGGGCCTGTTTATGTATAACCAGTCCCGAAACTCCGAGGAACCGCTGGTGCCGCTGAGTCTGTTCAAGGATCGCAACTTCGCGATGTCCAACATCGCGCTCGGGGCCGTAAATGCCGCCGTGACAGCCCTGTTCGTGCCATTCTACTTCTACCTCCAACAGGTACAAGACATGTCGTCTACCGGATCGGCACTCGTGCTCGCTCCCATGGCCATCCTGGCGGGGATCCTCGCCCCGGTAGTCGGCAAGCTGTCGGACAGGATGGCGCCGCGTACCCTGCCCACCATCGGCTTCGCTGTGTTCGCTGCGACGATGTTCGGGTTCGCAACACTGATGCGGCCGGATACTCCGATCGTCCTTTTCCTGGTAATCGGCGGGATCGCCGGTGTCGCCAATGCCTGCATCTGGGCTCCGCTAGCCACCAGCGCCACTACCAACCTGCCGATGCAGCTGGCCGGTGCCGGTTCCGGTGTCTATTACGCCACTCGCCAGGTCGCCGCAGTGCTCGGATCCGCTACCGTTGGCGCATTGCTGTCGGCGCGAATCGCGGCCCAGCATCTGCCCACCGACAGCCCAATCGGTGAGGGCATGGCAGATTCGGCGAAGATGTCAGAACCGCTACTCGACAAGCTCAGCACAGCACTCGGCGAAGCCATGTATTTGCCCGCCGTCATCCTGCTGATCGGCCTCATCGCATCCGCCCTGCTGATTGGAGATCGAAGTGCGGCAGAGTCCAAAACGCTGCCGCCCGAGAAGGCAGATATCGCGGTGTAATCCAACTGAGGCTGGCCTTTGAAAAAGCGGTTCAACATGCCACGTTCCAGCTCGTCGAAATCGGTCGGCTTGGTAACGACTGTTGAAGCGCTGGGCTCGCTGAAGGATTTCACTGAACCTTCACTCGGAAAGGTCGGCACCGACCTAAGGGCACCAACAGGTCCGCGAAGTCCTGCTCCGACTGGCCAAATTACTCGATGAGGGCTTCGCGGAAACCACCTTTCACATGTGGTGATTAGACTCGTCTCGAGAGCGTTAAACGGCCAGTTCAGCAACCGATTACGACGGATGCCGGGCCCCACTCCGCGGACAGCAATCCAGGAATTGTGGGGCCCTGTCACGGACGAGACAGGACAACTGCTGCTCGCGCCGTCATATACAGAGAGTTAACGTACCGATGAGGATCCTCATAGCTCCCGTTACGATCACTCCGACGAAGCCGCTGACTCCGACGCATATAAAGGGGTTTCTCTGGGTTGACGTCCTACGGAAGGCAACCAGCTTGTTACACGCGGAGGTGGACTGCATATGGAATCCCCGAACGCCGAACCTCAGCGGTCAAACGATTGGATTCTGGAACTTCCTCGACCAGAGCCACGCCGCCAAGAATTTCTCACAACTGGACGAGATAGAAATCGGGTCCTTGTATGTGGATTACCATGCGTCGGGTATCAATACGCCGGTAGCAGCACAGGACCGCTATCGAAGTGCAATCGAAGAAGACGGCTGGATTCACCCAGCCACTGCTCGGATGGTCGAGTTATGGTGTCGACAGCTCGACACTCTCGGCATCAAGAACCCCGGTCTCCGGTG comes from Rhodococcus oxybenzonivorans and encodes:
- a CDS encoding DHA2 family efflux MFS transporter permease subunit, translated to MSSQRSPWFALYALVVGSFMILLDMTIVAVANPAIMDDLHADISNVIWVTSAYLLSYAVPLLITGRLGDRFGPKNIYLLGLAVFTASSLWCAMSSSIEILIAARAVQGLGAALMTPQTMAIITRTFPSNRRGAAMGLWGGVSGLATLVGPILGGFLVDSEGWEWIFYINVPIGVIAFALAVWLVPALETHEHKFDLVGMALSAAGMFLLVFGIQEGNSRDWDGLIWALIIAGVVVMGLFMYNQSRNSEEPLVPLSLFKDRNFAMSNIALGAVNAAVTALFVPFYFYLQQVQDMSSTGSALVLAPMAILAGILAPVVGKLSDRMAPRTLPTIGFAVFAATMFGFATLMRPDTPIVLFLVIGGIAGVANACIWAPLATSATTNLPMQLAGAGSGVYYATRQVAAVLGSATVGALLSARIAAQHLPTDSPIGEGMADSAKMSEPLLDKLSTALGEAMYLPAVILLIGLIASALLIGDRSAAESKTLPPEKADIAV